In one Drosophila albomicans strain 15112-1751.03 chromosome X, ASM965048v2, whole genome shotgun sequence genomic region, the following are encoded:
- the LOC117578256 gene encoding pneumococcal serine-rich repeat protein isoform X3 — protein MPPHRLLGPAAVCGACIPTPGNNSSSVGGGGLGDELDELEEYFRPRSIFYVHPHGVHECDECAPPTATATTTTKSTHNSNSKSHSKPKTKPKHPKVGVVNAQREEERAKEEQTKQSLEEEDDNEEEEEEGEGEGDEEHDSDNMASRRRQIYETAFDCKIAKSDDDLDEVDRITNHSVLLQLSNGNNEQLSSSSLSKSKSRLECKRAKNSKNQALQEQQQQTQTQESPDGGQQVLQVQAELSQLQLSQVDQQNQNQQQQQQQQQSTSVAAVSTQQLPARGYTPSPPSTAPLPIKFPGKHERYMNSIKSAPNLPAAQPAHPRLRDLRLPLQSLRQQQQLQLHCASSNDNSLTDSAYVNPPSTNSNSASVSASASASASASASASASAVAAAARRPRSFVLESGRVLELRRSAQPQRHQHHHSHHQQQHQQSQQQQLPHGVARRTSRHASGHNYSSTESIATSSSGGSMESLRSSTSEGNRSTSSSESRHSSSLSSHSSESGSGSASSSVAYPLRAPPVLLHSKLHILSPISDKSSQEPASASVSEQSQQPPPATASGASAEESGIKPSTEVSLAVPLLSKQRSGKQTSTTAPNKALLQLADELLGSDSGISLHSREDGKPPQLQGLQRLTLPKLQLQGNSSLPQSEASAGVAAAATGGTVVGGGATALPQELRDLPFDMPKLRRRKTLQQEAACTSGSATSVDLGDLPFDMPKLRRRLRANQAEINNLLMHSTESSGISQASSSHSMRDEQKLASKLDTALFRQNLTLNLNEPRQASKQFGSLDLRGLSSHKELNMNMNLCQGYVTAVDLIDVTIPLERQGWYHGAITRIEAETTLRPLAEGSFLVRNCESTKQDYSLSLKGAKGFMHMRIQRNESGQYILGQFSRPFETVPDMIRHFCLNRLPVRGAEHMCLIEPVIAQLL, from the exons ATGCCGCCGCACCGCCTGCTGGGCCCAGCAGCCGTGTGCGGAGCCTGCATCCCGACgccaggcaacaacagcagctccGTTGGCGGCGGCGGACTGGGCGATGAGCTCGACGAGCTCGAGGAGTACTTTCGGCCGCGCAGCATCTTCTACGTGCATCCGCATGGCGTGCACGAGTGCGACGAGTGTGCgccgccaacagcaacagcaacaacgacaacgaaatcAACTCACAATTCCAATTCTAAATCGCAttcaaagccaaaaacaaagccaaagcacCCCAAAGTAGGTGTTGTAAACGCACAACGAGAGGAGGAGAGAGCGAAGGAGGAGCAGACGAAGCAGAGTCTCGAGGAGGAAGACGACAACgaggaggaagaagaggaaggcgaaggagaaggagacgagGAGCACGATTCGGACAATATGGCAAGTCGCCGACGACAAATCTATGAGACGGCATTCGATTGCAAGATTGCCAAGTCCGATGACGATCTCGATGAGGTGGATCGCATCACCAATCACTcggtgctgctgcagctgagcaatggcaacaacgaGCAGCTCTCGAGCAGCAGCTTGAGCAAGTCAAAGTCGCGACTTGAGTGCAAGCGGGCCAAGAACAGCAAGAACCAGGCGctgcaggagcaacagcagcaaacccAAACGCAGGAATCTCCCGACGGAGGTCAACAGGTGCTCCAGGTTCAAGCGGAACTCAGTCAACTGCAGCTCAGCCAAGTGGATCAGCAGAATCagaatcaacagcagcaacaacagcaacagcaatcgacTAGTGTTGCTGCGGTGTCGACGCAACAATTGCCGGCACGTGGCTACACGCCGTCGCCCCCCTCGACGGCACCGCTGCCGATCAAGTTCCCCGGAAAACACGAACGCTACATGAACAGCATCAAGAGTGCGCCCAATTTGCCAGCGGCGCAGCCAGCGCATCCGCGATTGCGGGACCTCCGGCTGCCGCTGCAATCGctgcgacagcagcaacagttgcagctgcactgcgccagcagcaacgacaacagtcTCACCGACAGCGCCTATGTGAATCCGCCCTCAACCAACTCGAACTCCGCCTCCGTCTCGGCCTCGGCCTCGGCCTCGGCCTCAGCctcggcttcggcttcagcCTCCGCGGTCGCAGCTGCCGCGCGACGTCCGCGCAGCTTTGTGCTGGAGTCGGGACGTGTCTTGGAGCTGCGACGCAGCGCACAACCGCAGcgtcatcagcatcatcactcgcatcaccagcagcaacatcagcaatcgcagcagcaacagctgccacaCGGCGTGGCACGAAGAACGTCCCGACATGCGAGCGGACACAACTACAGCTCAACGGAGAGCATCGCCACCTCGAGCAGCGGCGGGAGCATGGAGTCCCTGCGGTCCAGCACCAGCGAGGGTAATCGCAGCACCTCCAGCTCCGAGTCCCGACACTCTAGCTCCCTTAGCTCGCATAGTTCGGAGAGCGGCAGCGGAAGCGCCAGCTCAAGTGTCGCTTATCCGTTGCGTGCACCTCCCGTGCTGCTTCACTCGAAGCTGCACATTCTCAGCCCCATCTCGGACAAGTCCTCGCAGGAACCGGCCTCGGCCAGTGTCTCGGAACAATCGCAGCAGCCGCCACCGGCAACAGCATCTGGAGCATCAGCTGAGGAGTCAGGGATTAAGCCAAGCACCGAAGTCTCGCTCGCTGTGCCGCTGCTGAGTAAGCAGCGTAGCGGAAAACAGACGTCGACGACAGCGCCCAACAAGGCGCTGCTTCAGTTGGCAGATGAGCTACTCGGTTCAGACAGCGGCATCTCGCTGCATTCGCGGGAGGATGGGAAACCTCCGCAGCTGCAGGGACTGCAGCGTCTGACGCTCCCCAAGCTGCAGCTACAAGGCAACAGCAGTCTGCCACAGTCGGAGGCAAGTGctggcgttgctgctgctgcaacgggTGGCACAGTGGTTGGCGGAGGTGCCACAGCATTGCCGCAGGAGTTGCGTGATTTGCCTTTCGATATGCCGAAGTTGCGACGCCGCAAGACGCTGCAACAGGAGGCGGCCTGCACCTCGGGTAGCGCCACTTCGGTGGACCTCGGAGATTTACCCTTCGATATGCCAAAGTTGCGACGACGACTGCGCGCCAATCAGGCGGAGATCAACAATCTGCTGATGCACAGCACCGAGTCGAGTGGCATCTCGCAAGCCTCCTCCAGCCATTCAATGCGCGACGAACAGAAGTTGGCCAGCAAGCTGG ATACTGCGCTATTCCGACAGAATCTCACACTGAATCTGAATGAACCGCGACAGGCGAGCAAACAGTTTGGCAGCCTCGATCTACGGGGTCTGAGCAGCCACAAGGAGCTCAACATGAACATGAATCTGTGCCAGGGTTACGTCACCGCTGTCGATCTCATCGATGTGACCATTCCACTCGAACGTCAGGG CTGGTATCATGGCGCCATCACACGCATCGAGGCGGAGACAACGCTGCGTCCGCTGGCAGAGGGATCGTTTCTAGTGCGCAACTGTGAATCCACCAAGCAGGACTATTCCCTTTCACTCAA GGGTGCCAAGGGTTTTATGCACATGCGGATCCAGCGCAACGAATCGGGTCAATATATCCTGGGACAGTTCAGTCGACCATTCGAGACAGTTCCCGATATGATAAGACACTTTTGTCTGAATCGATTGCCGGTGCGTGGAGCGGAGCACATGTGTCTGATAGAGCCGGTTATAGCGCAGCTGCTGTAG
- the LOC117575555 gene encoding myb-like protein D isoform X1, with the protein MKAHTYNKYKHTNDKMQQKADEKIDPLTRIQEEIKEVVRREEEYRQLVASSNGTPPVIEANYKLNGNVDAEPVGQQEELLESEHDQDRDRDQGVLVTAQPAAATLLVPIEEQSPSNTPSLASSVNSNSHKEESLDEHHSDDSGISASSQKTATANGGAGGKQPLKLTIVGRQEQRYIGPNCYNLTPEPPQQKLMTRTISTPQLHGQQQQKRQFAFNSATKGVMQRFIASHGKLQLGSVTPPASTPLILSPQNGNGNNSNSSNNNNQTLKLNARNAMAFLDSGNPGSPLLNGNSNNNTININNNNNTLSQGAIERDSEGRPLRRGYVPVEQKIQRELQDLKSRETELKRLRKLNRQHMLDKLQLSTDDEADADDDDDSEVEHCYGPGKLRNAQSTVELDRESNDVELLGHKTSGNRSLNVAANGNGNALTTNGSSSGLRPAMSLAELCDLTPEEAPSSHRLIAQWESLIKKNAEGIEAAI; encoded by the exons AAAATCGATCCGTTGACACGCATACAGGAGGAGATCAAGGAGGTGGTGCGACGCGAGGAGGAATACCGCCAGCTGGTGGCCAGCTCCAATGGGACGCCGCCGGTCATCGAGGCCAACTACAAGCTGAATGGCAATGTCGATGCTGAGCCTGTTGGCCAGCAAGAGGAACTGCTTGAGTCGGAGCACGATCAGGATCGGGATCGGGATCAGGGAGTCCTGGTGACTGCGCAGCCAGCGGCTGCAACGTTGCTGGTGCCCATCGAGGAGCAATCGCCCTCGAACACGCCCTCGCTGGCATCGAGTgtgaacagcaacagccacaaggAGGAATCCCTCGATGAGCATCACTCCGATGATTCTGGCATCTCGGCTTCCTCGCAGAAGACGGCGACCGCGAATGGCGGAGCGGGTGGAAAGCAGCCGCTGAAGCTGACGATTGTGGGCAGACAGGAGCAGCGTTACATTGGACCCAATTGCTACAATTTGACGCCAGAGCCGCCGCAGCAGAAGCTGATGACGCGAACGATTTCGACGCCGCAGTTGCatggacagcaacagcagaagcgtCAGTTTGCCTTCAACTCGGCCACGAAGGGAGTCATGCAGCGTTTCATTGCCTCCCATGGCAAACTGCAGTTGGGTTCTGTCACGCCCCCTGCCTCTACACCGCTTATTCTCTCGCCCCagaacggaaacggaaacaacagcaatagcagcaacaacaacaatcaaactCTCAAGCTGAATGCACGTAATGCGATGGCTTTCCTCGATTCGGGAAATCCTGGCTCGCCGCTGCtgaacggcaacagcaacaacaacactatcaacatcaacaacaacaacaatacgctGTCGCAGGGCGCCATCGAGCGGGACTCCGAGGGACGTCCGCTGAGACGCGGCTATGTCCCCGTCGAGCAAAAGATTCAGCGCGAGCTGCAGGACCTCAAATCCCGCGAGACCGAACTGAAGCGTCTGCGCAAGCTCAACCGCCAGCACATGCTCGACAAGCT TCAGTTGAGCACAGACGACGAAGCCGATGcggatgatgacgacgattcGGAGGTGGAACATTGTTATGGTCCCGGTAAATTGCGCAATGCACAGTCCACAGTGGAGCTGGACAGAGAGAG CAACGATGTGGAGCTCCTGGGCCACAAGACGTCCGGTAATCGCAGCCTCAACGTTGCCgccaatggcaacggcaatgcTCTGACCACAAACGGATCTAGCTCTGGCTTGCGTCCGGCCATGTCGCTGGCGGAGTTGTGTGACCTGACGCCGGAGGAGGCGCCATCGTCGCATCGCCTGATCGCACAGTGGGAGAGCCTCATCAAGAAGAATGCCGAGGGCATTGAGGCGGCCATCTAA
- the LOC117578256 gene encoding uncharacterized protein LOC117578256 isoform X2, whose protein sequence is MFCRRCWIDFTAGEDYVVCSGPCAWPYHATCANLPRELARELQRCHSQEEKESIPSQLLLAGNFASSSSAAASASGVEWYCRNCRQLYRLQLYFEIAICDDYSLPVDFVKKRPSSFDPCLAEAIPTNPEHWIAPSPQTEFLPFNEAQQATLQQQQSTAAAAAAVPPPPAPLSTLPSQAASAAAASTSSNNNNNPSNCNNSNQQQQQQQQQQLQHVHNNNTLPAAPQQHQQQQQRATLQHPPLPNSNIKQASVKLIEGYSDPKDTRQHKKVYHKKAKRRSAPPHKRQQHHQQQQQQQLQTLPTPRGHQQQQLQQQQQQQQQHLQHRHSTYNNNNGNHKKDKRSSHYNSDSSAPKSSDEEADIDEEVERIPPPPLPPPPATATGAGTGAGASGSGAAALLNSPDSISDDLVRPLPPQLQRSPRKLTVAQAEHSKRQPSPYYYSDLLKSRDKDEDKDKQEKQQQQLQQQQQTLEREAKQKCRQSTASEPPHQTQTLLGGYRKSSSLDAPQQREEEHDDNDDDDEEEDEDDDDDEEDENPHEQQPDQDLDHEHDQEQSTPKRYSFTEEGVRIIRCETPSTSTSEESDCSECLKRREWHARALALVRKTCNVQPRHQQLPISSGELQLQLQHCDAGEGELLKCCPPPGIGSDPGIGIGVGVGGDRNRDREREQAGSMPPHRLLGPAAVCGACIPTPGNNSSSVGGGGLGDELDELEEYFRPRSIFYVHPHGVHECDECAPPTATATTTTKSTHNSNSKSHSKPKTKPKHPKVGVVNAQREEERAKEEQTKQSLEEEDDNEEEEEEGEGEGDEEHDSDNMASRRRQIYETAFDCKIAKSDDDLDEVDRITNHSVLLQLSNGNNEQLSSSSLSKSKSRLECKRAKNSKNQALQEQQQQTQTQESPDGGQQVLQVQAELSQLQLSQVDQQNQNQQQQQQQQQSTSVAAVSTQQLPARGYTPSPPSTAPLPIKFPGKHERYMNSIKSAPNLPAAQPAHPRLRDLRLPLQSLRQQQQLQLHCASSNDNSLTDSAYVNPPSTNSNSASVSASASASASASASASASAVAAAARRPRSFVLESGRVLELRRSAQPQRHQHHHSHHQQQHQQSQQQQLPHGVARRTSRHASGHNYSSTESIATSSSGGSMESLRSSTSEGNRSTSSSESRHSSSLSSHSSESGSGSASSSVAYPLRAPPVLLHSKLHILSPISDKSSQEPASASVSEQSQQPPPATASGASAEESGIKPSTEVSLAVPLLSKQRSGKQTSTTAPNKALLQLADELLGSDSGISLHSREDGKPPQLQGLQRLTLPKLQLQGNSSLPQSEASAGVAAAATGGTVVGGGATALPQELRDLPFDMPKLRRRKTLQQEAACTSGSATSVDLGDLPFDMPKLRRRLRANQAEINNLLMHSTESSGISQASSSHSMRDEQKLASKLDTALFRQNLTLNLNEPRQASKQFGSLDLRGLSSHKELNMNMNLCQGYVTAVDLIDVTIPLERQGWYHGAITRIEAETTLRPLAEGSFLVRNCESTKQDYSLSLKGAKGFMHMRIQRNESGQYILGQFSRPFETVPDMIRHFCLNRLPVRGAEHMCLIEPVIAQLL, encoded by the exons CTGCCATTTAACGAAGCCCAACAAGCGacattgcaacaacagcaatcgacagcagcagcagcagcagctgtgccaCCGCCGCCTGCCCCTTTGTCGACATTGCCGAGCCAAGCGGCGAGTGCAGCAGCGGCtagcaccagcagcaacaacaacaacaatcccagcaactgcaacaacagcaaccaacaacaacagcaacagcagcagcagcaattgcagcacgtgcacaacaacaacacgttGCCAGCTGCAccgcagcaacatcagcagcaacagcaacgtgcAACGCTGCAGCATCCGCCGCTgcccaacagcaacatcaagcAGGCGTCCGTTAAGCTCATCGAGGGCTACTCTGACCCAAAGGATACGCGACAGCACAAGAAAGTCTATCACAAGAAGGCCAAACGTCGCTCAGCGCCGCCCCACAAGcgacagcaacatcatcaacagcagcagcagcagcagttgcaaacGTTGCCAACGCCACGCggacatcagcaacagcagttgcaacagcagcagcagcaacaacagcaacatctgCAGCATCGCCATTCAacgtacaacaacaacaacggcaaccaCAAAAAGGACAAGCGCAGCAGCCATTACAATTCAG ATTCCTCGGCACCCAAATCCTCCGACGAGGAGGCGGACATCGACGAGGAAGTCGAGCGCATaccgccaccgccgctgccaccgccaccggCAACCGCAACAGGAGCCGGAACCGGAGCCGGAGCAAGCGGTTCAGGGGCAGCTGCTTTGCTCAATTCGCCGGACAGCATCTCGGATGATTTGGTGCGTCCGCTGCCGCCACAATTACAGCGCAGTCCACGCAAATTAACCGTTGCCCAGGCGGAGCACAGCAAGCGTCAGCCATCGCCCTACTACTACTCGGATCTGTTGAAGAGTCGTGACAAGGACGAGGACAAAGACAAGCaggaaaagcaacaacagcagttgcaacaacagcaacagacgcTCGAGCGTGAGGCTAAACAAAAGTGCCGTCAGTCGACAGCAAGTGAGCCGCCGCATCAGACGCAGACACTGCTCGGAGGTTACAGGAAGAGCAGCAGCTTGGATGCGCCACAGCAGCGCGAAGAGGAgcacgacgacaacgacgacgacgacgaggaggaggacgaagacgacgacgacgacgaagaggACGAAAATCCTCACGAACAACAACCGGATCAGGATCTCGATCACGAACACGATCAGGAGCAATCGACACCGAAGCGTTACAGCTTCACCGAGGAGGGCGTGAGGATCATACGCTGCGAGACACCGAGCACCAGCACCTCGGAGGAATCGGACTGCAGCGAGTGCCTCAAGCGACGCGAGTGGCATGCCCGTGCCTTGGCCTTAGTGCGCAAGACGTGCAACGTTCAACCGCGACATCAGCAGTTGCCCATTAGCAGCGGAGAGTTGCAACTTCAGTTGCAGCATTGCGACGCCGGAGAGGGCGAATTGCTCAAGTGCTGTCCACCACCGGGCATAGGAAGCGACCcgggaataggaataggagtAGGAGTAGGAGGAGATCGGAATAGAGATCGGGAGCGGGAGCAGGCGGGGTCGATGCCGCCGCACCGCCTGCTGGGCCCAGCAGCCGTGTGCGGAGCCTGCATCCCGACgccaggcaacaacagcagctccGTTGGCGGCGGCGGACTGGGCGATGAGCTCGACGAGCTCGAGGAGTACTTTCGGCCGCGCAGCATCTTCTACGTGCATCCGCATGGCGTGCACGAGTGCGACGAGTGTGCgccgccaacagcaacagcaacaacgacaacgaaatcAACTCACAATTCCAATTCTAAATCGCAttcaaagccaaaaacaaagccaaagcacCCCAAAGTAGGTGTTGTAAACGCACAACGAGAGGAGGAGAGAGCGAAGGAGGAGCAGACGAAGCAGAGTCTCGAGGAGGAAGACGACAACgaggaggaagaagaggaaggcgaaggagaaggagacgagGAGCACGATTCGGACAATATGGCAAGTCGCCGACGACAAATCTATGAGACGGCATTCGATTGCAAGATTGCCAAGTCCGATGACGATCTCGATGAGGTGGATCGCATCACCAATCACTcggtgctgctgcagctgagcaatggcaacaacgaGCAGCTCTCGAGCAGCAGCTTGAGCAAGTCAAAGTCGCGACTTGAGTGCAAGCGGGCCAAGAACAGCAAGAACCAGGCGctgcaggagcaacagcagcaaacccAAACGCAGGAATCTCCCGACGGAGGTCAACAGGTGCTCCAGGTTCAAGCGGAACTCAGTCAACTGCAGCTCAGCCAAGTGGATCAGCAGAATCagaatcaacagcagcaacaacagcaacagcaatcgacTAGTGTTGCTGCGGTGTCGACGCAACAATTGCCGGCACGTGGCTACACGCCGTCGCCCCCCTCGACGGCACCGCTGCCGATCAAGTTCCCCGGAAAACACGAACGCTACATGAACAGCATCAAGAGTGCGCCCAATTTGCCAGCGGCGCAGCCAGCGCATCCGCGATTGCGGGACCTCCGGCTGCCGCTGCAATCGctgcgacagcagcaacagttgcagctgcactgcgccagcagcaacgacaacagtcTCACCGACAGCGCCTATGTGAATCCGCCCTCAACCAACTCGAACTCCGCCTCCGTCTCGGCCTCGGCCTCGGCCTCGGCCTCAGCctcggcttcggcttcagcCTCCGCGGTCGCAGCTGCCGCGCGACGTCCGCGCAGCTTTGTGCTGGAGTCGGGACGTGTCTTGGAGCTGCGACGCAGCGCACAACCGCAGcgtcatcagcatcatcactcgcatcaccagcagcaacatcagcaatcgcagcagcaacagctgccacaCGGCGTGGCACGAAGAACGTCCCGACATGCGAGCGGACACAACTACAGCTCAACGGAGAGCATCGCCACCTCGAGCAGCGGCGGGAGCATGGAGTCCCTGCGGTCCAGCACCAGCGAGGGTAATCGCAGCACCTCCAGCTCCGAGTCCCGACACTCTAGCTCCCTTAGCTCGCATAGTTCGGAGAGCGGCAGCGGAAGCGCCAGCTCAAGTGTCGCTTATCCGTTGCGTGCACCTCCCGTGCTGCTTCACTCGAAGCTGCACATTCTCAGCCCCATCTCGGACAAGTCCTCGCAGGAACCGGCCTCGGCCAGTGTCTCGGAACAATCGCAGCAGCCGCCACCGGCAACAGCATCTGGAGCATCAGCTGAGGAGTCAGGGATTAAGCCAAGCACCGAAGTCTCGCTCGCTGTGCCGCTGCTGAGTAAGCAGCGTAGCGGAAAACAGACGTCGACGACAGCGCCCAACAAGGCGCTGCTTCAGTTGGCAGATGAGCTACTCGGTTCAGACAGCGGCATCTCGCTGCATTCGCGGGAGGATGGGAAACCTCCGCAGCTGCAGGGACTGCAGCGTCTGACGCTCCCCAAGCTGCAGCTACAAGGCAACAGCAGTCTGCCACAGTCGGAGGCAAGTGctggcgttgctgctgctgcaacgggTGGCACAGTGGTTGGCGGAGGTGCCACAGCATTGCCGCAGGAGTTGCGTGATTTGCCTTTCGATATGCCGAAGTTGCGACGCCGCAAGACGCTGCAACAGGAGGCGGCCTGCACCTCGGGTAGCGCCACTTCGGTGGACCTCGGAGATTTACCCTTCGATATGCCAAAGTTGCGACGACGACTGCGCGCCAATCAGGCGGAGATCAACAATCTGCTGATGCACAGCACCGAGTCGAGTGGCATCTCGCAAGCCTCCTCCAGCCATTCAATGCGCGACGAACAGAAGTTGGCCAGCAAGCTGG ATACTGCGCTATTCCGACAGAATCTCACACTGAATCTGAATGAACCGCGACAGGCGAGCAAACAGTTTGGCAGCCTCGATCTACGGGGTCTGAGCAGCCACAAGGAGCTCAACATGAACATGAATCTGTGCCAGGGTTACGTCACCGCTGTCGATCTCATCGATGTGACCATTCCACTCGAACGTCAGGG CTGGTATCATGGCGCCATCACACGCATCGAGGCGGAGACAACGCTGCGTCCGCTGGCAGAGGGATCGTTTCTAGTGCGCAACTGTGAATCCACCAAGCAGGACTATTCCCTTTCACTCAA GGGTGCCAAGGGTTTTATGCACATGCGGATCCAGCGCAACGAATCGGGTCAATATATCCTGGGACAGTTCAGTCGACCATTCGAGACAGTTCCCGATATGATAAGACACTTTTGTCTGAATCGATTGCCGGTGCGTGGAGCGGAGCACATGTGTCTGATAGAGCCGGTTATAGCGCAGCTGCTGTAG
- the LOC117575555 gene encoding myb-like protein D isoform X2 — translation MQQKADEKIDPLTRIQEEIKEVVRREEEYRQLVASSNGTPPVIEANYKLNGNVDAEPVGQQEELLESEHDQDRDRDQGVLVTAQPAAATLLVPIEEQSPSNTPSLASSVNSNSHKEESLDEHHSDDSGISASSQKTATANGGAGGKQPLKLTIVGRQEQRYIGPNCYNLTPEPPQQKLMTRTISTPQLHGQQQQKRQFAFNSATKGVMQRFIASHGKLQLGSVTPPASTPLILSPQNGNGNNSNSSNNNNQTLKLNARNAMAFLDSGNPGSPLLNGNSNNNTININNNNNTLSQGAIERDSEGRPLRRGYVPVEQKIQRELQDLKSRETELKRLRKLNRQHMLDKLQLSTDDEADADDDDDSEVEHCYGPGKLRNAQSTVELDRESNDVELLGHKTSGNRSLNVAANGNGNALTTNGSSSGLRPAMSLAELCDLTPEEAPSSHRLIAQWESLIKKNAEGIEAAI, via the exons AAAATCGATCCGTTGACACGCATACAGGAGGAGATCAAGGAGGTGGTGCGACGCGAGGAGGAATACCGCCAGCTGGTGGCCAGCTCCAATGGGACGCCGCCGGTCATCGAGGCCAACTACAAGCTGAATGGCAATGTCGATGCTGAGCCTGTTGGCCAGCAAGAGGAACTGCTTGAGTCGGAGCACGATCAGGATCGGGATCGGGATCAGGGAGTCCTGGTGACTGCGCAGCCAGCGGCTGCAACGTTGCTGGTGCCCATCGAGGAGCAATCGCCCTCGAACACGCCCTCGCTGGCATCGAGTgtgaacagcaacagccacaaggAGGAATCCCTCGATGAGCATCACTCCGATGATTCTGGCATCTCGGCTTCCTCGCAGAAGACGGCGACCGCGAATGGCGGAGCGGGTGGAAAGCAGCCGCTGAAGCTGACGATTGTGGGCAGACAGGAGCAGCGTTACATTGGACCCAATTGCTACAATTTGACGCCAGAGCCGCCGCAGCAGAAGCTGATGACGCGAACGATTTCGACGCCGCAGTTGCatggacagcaacagcagaagcgtCAGTTTGCCTTCAACTCGGCCACGAAGGGAGTCATGCAGCGTTTCATTGCCTCCCATGGCAAACTGCAGTTGGGTTCTGTCACGCCCCCTGCCTCTACACCGCTTATTCTCTCGCCCCagaacggaaacggaaacaacagcaatagcagcaacaacaacaatcaaactCTCAAGCTGAATGCACGTAATGCGATGGCTTTCCTCGATTCGGGAAATCCTGGCTCGCCGCTGCtgaacggcaacagcaacaacaacactatcaacatcaacaacaacaacaatacgctGTCGCAGGGCGCCATCGAGCGGGACTCCGAGGGACGTCCGCTGAGACGCGGCTATGTCCCCGTCGAGCAAAAGATTCAGCGCGAGCTGCAGGACCTCAAATCCCGCGAGACCGAACTGAAGCGTCTGCGCAAGCTCAACCGCCAGCACATGCTCGACAAGCT TCAGTTGAGCACAGACGACGAAGCCGATGcggatgatgacgacgattcGGAGGTGGAACATTGTTATGGTCCCGGTAAATTGCGCAATGCACAGTCCACAGTGGAGCTGGACAGAGAGAG CAACGATGTGGAGCTCCTGGGCCACAAGACGTCCGGTAATCGCAGCCTCAACGTTGCCgccaatggcaacggcaatgcTCTGACCACAAACGGATCTAGCTCTGGCTTGCGTCCGGCCATGTCGCTGGCGGAGTTGTGTGACCTGACGCCGGAGGAGGCGCCATCGTCGCATCGCCTGATCGCACAGTGGGAGAGCCTCATCAAGAAGAATGCCGAGGGCATTGAGGCGGCCATCTAA